TACCATGACCGAAGGCAATCATTCCTTTCTATCTGCCTACTTTTTCATCGATCTCTTCTTATTTTGTGCGGAGGCCTTGCCATGGATTATCTCACCTTCTTCTGCGGTGTTCTCACGGGCATCGTGCTGTTTGTCATCATCAAGGATGTGACCATGCGGTTGTTGTCCGACAAGACATCGATCCCCTCGCTGTTGCGGAAACACTTTCGTGGCAAGAGCGTTGACGACGTCTGCATTTCGGAACGGCGTTTTCCTGCTCGCGTCCGCGCCGATATCCAGCGGGCGATCGATGCGATGAAAAACGAGGGTGTCGAAATCCTGGCGTCGGTTGGTGTGCAAAACGAGAACATCTATCACGGAATGACATTGGCAGGCGCCATGCAAGGAAGCAATCCCCTTTCATCAGTTTCGCCAGAGTATGAGACGGTCGATATCGGAGGAGAGGCTCCAGTTCGCGTGGTGAAAAATGGGTTCTGGATGCTTCGCTACCAAGGTGAAGCATTGGGCATGCTGGTATCGCGAATGCTGCATCCATGTTCACCTCCCTCGGTGAATCTGCATGTTCAATCATGCAATACGCCGGCAGGGACCGCGGCAGCCGAGTCCTTACTTGAAAAGTTAGAATCCGCGATCCAATCGGCTCCTAGTTATCGGGGGAAGATCCTCTCGTTAGAAGACGCTGGCGACGAATACTCTGGAGCCGTCGCGGGGATTCGCGTTCATAAACTACGCGAAGTCGAACGAGAACAAATTATCCTGCCTGATTCCACGCTCAAGCTGCTCGAGAGAAACGTAATCCAGTTCACGAAAAATCGAGCTCAGCTGGCGAACTTTGGGCAATCGACACGAAAAGGGTTGCTCTTCTATGGGCCTCCCGGAACCGGCAAGACGCATACCATCCACTTCCTGACGCGAGCGTTGGAAGGGCACACCACACTGATCATTTCGGCCGAGCAGGTGCAACACCTGGCCGATTACATGACGCTGGCGCGCTTGCTGCAGCCAAGTGTGGTTGTACTGGAGGATGTCGACTTGATTGCCCGCGATCGCGAACACCTTCAAACGCCTGGGCAGGAGTCGCTGTTGAACAAACTGTTGAACGAAATGGATGGTCTGAAGGAAGATGCCGCGATCCTTTTCATCCTGACGACCAATCGTCCGGAAGCTCTTGAGGGGGCGCTCGCTTCGCGACCGGGAAGGGTTGACCAGGCGATTGAGTTCCCGCTGCCAGATGAAGAGGGACGAGCCAAGTTGGTAGAGCTCTATTCCCAAGGAATGCGGCTTTCAGAAGACAGCGTCGCAGAAATAGTGCGTCGCACCGAAGGAGTCAGTGCGGCGTTCATCAAAGAACTGATGCGGCGAAGCGTTCAGTTTCATCTAGAACACAACGGCACGGATACGGTCTCGCGGGAAGACGTCGACAACGCGCTCGACGAGATGCTGTTCCACGGTGGAAAACTGAATCTGAAACTCCTCGGAGCCACCAGCAGGATCGGCTATCAAAGCGTGGAATCGTAATATGAGTCTGGGCATGACGGTTGAGTGCCCAAAATGCAGAAGCTTCGTGACCAGGCATATCCTCTTGGTCATGAGGTTACTGCGATCGACTAGGCAACAGGCTAACGAAGAGACCACTGATCGTCCCCGCTACCAGGGTGCTACCACCGATTGCCAAGACAAACCAAGGATTCTCGCCCGTGGCAAGGAATTTTCCAGCGTTCGCTGAATCGTCCTGAGCCGCCAGCATCGGCGCAACAAAAAGTAAAGCGACGATAACCAAGGCGATCCCGATACTTTGCAGCAATCCCAGCCAAACCGCGGTTCGTTCGCGCTTGCTCACGGGAATATCGCTTAGCCGTTGTTCGATCCTGGCACAGTGCCAAGCGACCATCGGCGAGAACAATACGGCCACCAAGTAACCGCGTGACGTGAACCAACTCGCGTCCATCAAGCGATAGTCCATCTCGTCGTCGATCAAGTTGTATTGAACCAGCGAACTGAAGACGCCAAACGTCAGCACAGCGCCGATCGCCGCTGAGATCAACCGCAGCGATCGTTTGCTAGACGTCATGCTTGCCGCGGCGGTTGCGAGCAAGAAGCTGGCCACCATCCAACCAATCCGCAGATGAGGAAATAGGTCAGGTAATTTGGGAGCGATGAGTCCGATCGAGAGAAACACGATTGACCAGAAACAACTCAACGACAACCGCCATGGATGATCCGCCACTTGGGGTGTTAACGGGGTCGATGGCTTGTTTTCTTCTCGCAGCAAATCAGCGATCATGGCAGCACACTCCGAAAATCTTTGGCGGCCCAAAAAAGGCCCCAAGAAAAGGATGGTGCCGCAGGGCCGACCGCCTGTATGGTAGGAAAAGCAAGCCAATCTGTCGAGAAATCGGCACGCAGGAAACGGAATGAAATTTGCACTTCGTTCGCGAAACTTATGACTTTCGACCGAGGAGTTCAGGATGATCATCGACTGCCACACCCACTTGAATAACTACCACGAGGAACGGGTTGTCTCCATTAAAGAGTGCCTCGACAAGTTGCAAGCTGACATGCACGACAACAGCGTCGACTACGCAATGGTGCTCAGTTCTTACAAAATTACCGAGCATCGGCCAGCTACGCGCGATGTGGTATCCGCCACGCGTGATCTGGACAACATCTTCGTCGTCGCCGGCATCAGCTATTTGCACTACAAGGAACGCGACCTGCGCGAGATCGCGGACTTCCTGGCTGATGGCCTGGTGAAAGGGCTGAAGCTTTATCCCGG
The Blastopirellula marina genome window above contains:
- a CDS encoding AAA family ATPase; protein product: MDYLTFFCGVLTGIVLFVIIKDVTMRLLSDKTSIPSLLRKHFRGKSVDDVCISERRFPARVRADIQRAIDAMKNEGVEILASVGVQNENIYHGMTLAGAMQGSNPLSSVSPEYETVDIGGEAPVRVVKNGFWMLRYQGEALGMLVSRMLHPCSPPSVNLHVQSCNTPAGTAAAESLLEKLESAIQSAPSYRGKILSLEDAGDEYSGAVAGIRVHKLREVEREQIILPDSTLKLLERNVIQFTKNRAQLANFGQSTRKGLLFYGPPGTGKTHTIHFLTRALEGHTTLIISAEQVQHLADYMTLARLLQPSVVVLEDVDLIARDREHLQTPGQESLLNKLLNEMDGLKEDAAILFILTTNRPEALEGALASRPGRVDQAIEFPLPDEEGRAKLVELYSQGMRLSEDSVAEIVRRTEGVSAAFIKELMRRSVQFHLEHNGTDTVSREDVDNALDEMLFHGGKLNLKLLGATSRIGYQSVES